In the Salmo trutta chromosome 13, fSalTru1.1, whole genome shotgun sequence genome, GCTATCCTTTTTTCCATTTATTTGAATTATCATAGAAGCGTCATGATTCACTTCTaataacagacagagagatatcTAACAAAGTCCTCAGCATTTCTCGGTCAGTTATTAGAAGTAAGTCACCGTCCACTTCCATTGCTTTGCACCCACATGGTCTATATCTGGTGTGCGTAACCGCTTAATAACATactgtgatctctctctctcctacagttTCAGCAGTCTGAAGATGCCTctgtctgggctgcagaccatgCAGGCCCCTGCCCAGCAGACGCATGGTGGTGGGAACACCAGGCAGATCTACAGCGTGCTGGGAGGGCCCTCTGGTGCTGCGGACCTCCGTCTCCTCACCAGTCACCCCCAGACGCTCAACTTGGTGGTCTGTGCCCCGGCCTTCAGCGGCCTCCTCAACATCTGTGAGAGCTACGGCGACTGCAGCACCAACCAAACCCCCATAGCCATCCCAGCCACCCCGGCACCCACCGTGCCCCCGGGGCTCCGCCAGCGGTTCCAGCCTTTCGGAAGCAGGACCCCCATCCTCTCCAGACTGATGGAGGATACACCGGATACTCCGCTGTCGTCTACACCAGAGACGCCTCTCAGGGTCACACTGGAcccgggggaggagaggaagagcaagaagaaaaagaagaaagacAAACTTATAAAgactgaggaggagatggaggaggtggtCAGGGTGAAGCAGGAGCAGCTAGAGATGACTCACAGCCCAGAGGAGCCATATGAACTTCCTGGGCAGGAAGCTGAGCTctcagaagagaagaggaggaagaagaagaaaaagaaggataAGGACAGAGGAAAGGTGGAGGACACTGTATATTCATCTTTTAATGTAATTAAAGAAGAGGTGGAAGTTAAAGTTGAACCAATGGACAGTTCCTATGGTGAAGTTGAAGATTctggaaaaagaaagaaaaagatgAAGAGAAACAGGCATGATGATGACtagttatgtttttttatggtaaTCTGGCTTTGTGAAGTTATGATATAATAGTATCATTCAATTAAGCAGTTCAACAAATAATTATTATGCTACTGTACTGTCATTTGGATTTTGGGGCGGAAATTTGATCATCTAATAAAACCGAGACGATAACACATACCGGTGTTCAGACTTGTGCCTCTTTAGtcacactaaacaaaaatataaacgcaacatgtaaagtgtttcatgagctgaaataaaagatccctgaaattttccatatgcacaaaaagcgtatttctctcaaatcctGTGAACcaatttgtttacgtccctgttggTGAGCGTttcacctttgccaagataatccatccacctgacaggtgtggcatatcaagaagctgattaaacagcatgatcattacacaggtgcaccttgtgctggggacattaaaaaaaacactctaaaatgtgctgttttgtcacacaacacaatgcaagtattgagggagtgtgcaattgacatgACTGCaggaattgaatgttaatttctctaccataacctgccttcaacattgttttagagaatttagcagtacgtccaaccggcctcaccaTGTGTttccacgccagcccaggacctccacatccggcttcttcatatGCGGGATCATCTAAGACAagtcacccggacagctgatgaaactgtgggtttgcacaaccgaagaatttctgcacaaactctcAGGAAAGCTCATCTGCTTGCGCGTCGTCCTTACCAGGGTCTTGACATAACTGTAGTTAGGAGttataactgacttcagtgggcaaatgctcactttcAATGgccgctggagaagtgtgctctttacAGATGATTCACTGTTTcgactgtactgggcagatggcttgtatggcgttgtgtgggcaagcggtttgctgatgtcaatgttgtgaacagagtgccccatagtggcggcggggttacggtatgggcaggtataaacTAAGGATAATGAACACAGTTGCCTTTTATCaatgcaatttgaatgcacagagataccgtgactagATCCTAAGGCCTATTGTCGTGGCATTCATCTGCCGCcctcacctcatgtttcagcatgataatgcttggccccatgttgcaagggtatgtacacaattcatggaagctgaaaatggcccagttcttccatggtctacATACTCACCAgtcatgtcacccattgagcatgtttgggatgctctggattgacgtgtacgacagcatgttacagttcacgccaatatccagctacttcgcacagccattgaagaggagtgggacaacattccacaggccacaattaacagcctgatcaactctatgcgacggagatgtgtcgcactgcatgaagcaaatggtggtcacaccagatactcactggttttctgatccacacccctaccttttgtTTTAAGTTATCtgttaccaacagatgcatatctgtattcccagtcgtgaaatacatagattagggcctaatgaatttatttaaattgacagatttccttatatgaactctaactcagtcaaatctttgaaattgttgaatgttgcgtttatgtctttgttcagtgtagttcatTTATCCTCGATGTTACCCTGAACTATTGATTCTGCTGCAGTCCTGCAGTACTCTGGCTCCACAGGCAGATAGCGCTGTGGTACAGGGGTTCTTCCCTGGTTACCGGACACAGATTCGGTGGGTTGCCTCTGCCTGCTCTCACTCTGCACTGGAGTATGGTCCTGTTTTCTAATGAGTTCAGAGACACCTTTGGTGCTATCCGACTCAATGTCTGTACTTTCCTCCCACTACACTACATGTATGCATCGCTTACTCACTGCAAGGATATggcttttccctctctcccctctcttttcaGACACACATTACTGTATTTTTGAAGGTTGCATTTGGTTGGTTTGATTTTGTGAGTAAATTCTGCGTTGTGAACAAAATATTGTTGAATATCCATAAAAAAGTTATAAAAGGTTatgttttgttaaaaaaaaaacatacattttgttCCTGAATAACAATAAAAGACTTGCATGGAAATTCTAATCAGAATTCTTTTTTCATTCTTGCTGCTCAGAGAGTATCTCAAAGACAAAACAGCTGCTATTTTGTAGCTCTGGTATGGAGAGCATAGAACTTTGATGTTGGATCAAATCTTATGCGATATTTCTATGTATTCTCACAGACGCGtgcaatgtgtgtctgtgtgtgtgtttgggctctGCTTCAGGTATGGTGCTGCAGATAACCTGGCTCCTAGCTAGTGGGTTACACAACAGGTAAACAGCAGAACATTGGCTCCTGTTCTGTGGGTGTCTCCTACACCACCACTGCCCACCTTTGCTGTCTCACGGGCTAACAGATTTAACCATGACTGGTTATTTGTCCATTTCCATTTGATCCACTTGAGGAGAGCAGTCGTTGTCCTCCAGCAACAAACCATTCTGGAGCTTGTGTCTTCCTCTACATTGTGCACACGGTCATTAGTGTTCAGTTGACTAGCCATAGGGTCACCAGGTCAAGTCACAGCTGGGACAATGAGGCCCTCAAGTGAAGCACCTGGACGTGAAACAGAATTATAGTAGAATTCTTAGTATGTTCCCCTCTATCTCTATGCGTTGATGTATTGTTTCATGGGGATGGTTTTGCTATAGGCGCTGCAGGTAGCTTGAACAGTAATTGCTGTCTGGTGAAGCAGATTAATAATTGAATGCAGTCTGAAGTTAAGATACAACGTGTCCAGACTGCAGAGCAGGATTGGGCCCTGTGCGCCCCAACCGATGCAAATGATGAGAtttgaggggagggagaggcgAGCGACTAGTGGGGGTAATGCATTGGAGAACCAATCTCGCCGGCTGTACCCAccccctccttctcttcccccctcttccttcctccctccccatcactgCAGCgattccctctcccccctctccctctccctctgtactGCTCTCCTTTTCAACCAGCGCTCTCCAGCCAGCCTGCTGCAATGTGAGGGTTTCCATGGAAACGCAGACCTGCCAAGGACCATGGTGCTCTGCTCTGtggcaatggagagagagagagaaagagcgagaggggTTCGGCTCATCAATGTATTATACGTGAGCTCCACCACTTTGGGCATGCTAAGATTGGTGTCTCGGAAAGCTGCAGTCCCCCTCTGcttttctctctgtccttttcttTCCAAGACCATAACACTCAGCATTTGACAGGGGATTAAAAGTGCATGGATCGATGCAGAGAGAAATGGTCCATTGGTTTAAGGATGACAGTGAAATTGGTCTGTGTTGCTAAATGCAATGAGAATTGGCATTGCGTTCTGGCGTTGTTTGCCCTTTGATGAATAAGTGCCTCCCTGACATTGCTTTGGCTGCAGCAGAGCGCCTCCAAAACAAGTCCTACCACACCAGCAACTTCATTGCATACTAATGCCTTAACATGACGCACACTCAGCCCTCCCATTCGAAGAGCAGAAATATGTCATTGAACCGAATAGTCTAATATAGAAGAAACTCAATACAGAAGTACGTACTCtttaaaagtgttgaatacacaTTGTGCTCAGAATGAAAAGACATACTGTCAATGGAGACTAACCTTGTACCGTTGATCAGGTGGACGAGGGTTTGGGAAGCTGTCGCTGATGATGTTTTGGGTCTTTTCTTCTCCTGGGCTTCATGTTGATTTGAATGGGCTCCTCTTGTCTGCTTCTTTTCTGTTGAATGTTACTTGAAGAACTGAACACCATGAACGTGCTGTGCCTATTAATGCTTGAGGGAAAAGCATTCAGCATAAATGCCTATCTAATGTAGATAAGCGTGTAGATAATTGATGATTGTAGATAAAGTGATTGAAAAACTAtgtatttacttttgatattagcCATTCAAATGAACAAAACTTCAATGGGGAATGGTCTGCACTGAGGAAAATCTGTTGCTATGCACTAAGTCAAGTCAGACATATGCTATGAAAGCAGCCCGAGCTGTCTTTGGAGCCAGTCTCCATGACAACCTCAATGCTATTTCCCTCATTGTTGTCTTGGACCAGCTTTAGACATCCTGAAAGTGTTTCTTGGACCCTAATTCGTAAAAGCCTGGATGTCCTTCTATGGGCTTGCATGTATTCTTAGTCGTTATTCCCAGGTGGCAGTTTAGACTTTTGGAGGAACAAGAcagcagagacagacagcagtccCTCGGGGAGAGAAAAGTCCTTGATTTGACCTTCACAGTAGCAGGGAAGAAGGAGCAGTGAGCAGTTCAAACATCCCCGTAGCCCATACACTGGAGACTAAGACTCCTAAAAATCAACCTTGGTGATACTACATTGTCTGCATGCTGTACTGTGCCACTAAACACTGTGGCATTAGCCATATAATACTGCAGATCATTCACTCCAACATATGAACTTCAACTAGTTCCATGTCAGTGGCATCTAAACATTTGTCACTTAATTGTGTGCACATTTATGGAATGGAATGTGTAAATGTACTGTACACCCTAATACACATTGTGGCATAGAATATACATAATATTGGTGGGATGTTAAAACATTTTGTAAATATTGAATATGGACAGTAATGCGGGTCACTTTTGTTCGAGAATGACTTCATTGACTTCAATTCAGTGAAATAGATCACATAACTACACTCAATTGTAACCGTAGTTCCTCGTTAATTCAGAGTGGACTGCACAGCTGATCTGTCTGTACAGCTGGACAAGCTGTGCAGGTTAAGTGTTTTGCTCAATGGCAGAGCAGCACTATCTCCACCTGGGACTTCACAAGGACCAGATGACACCATACCTTAGTGACTCCTTAATAATGTATCAACTCACTGTCTCTAATGCAGTCTGTCTGGCATCATTTGCGATCTTTCAAGACTTCATAGCATCTAATTTAATAGAAGGAATCAAACATACATAGTTATACTATTTAATGTACCgcttcatacagttgaagtcggaagtttacatacaccttagccaaatacatttaaactcagtgtttcacaattcctgacatttaatccttgtaaagattccctgtcttaggccagttaggatcaacaatttattttaagaatgtgaaatgtcagaataatagtacagagaatgatttatttcagcttttatttctttcatcacattcccagtgggtcagaagtttacgtacactcaattagtatttggtagcattgcctttaaattgtttaacttgggtcaaacgtttcaggtagccttccacaagcttcccacaataagttgggtgaattttggccaattactcctgacagctggtgtaactgagtcaggtttgtaggcctccttgctcgcacacactttttcagttctgcccacaaattttctatatggttgaggtcagggctttgtgatggccactccaaaacttggactttgttgtccttaagccattttgccacaactttggaagtatgcttggggacattgtccatttggaagacccatttgcgaacaagctttaactttctgactgatgtcttgagatgttgcttcaagatatccacagaattttcctttctcatgatgccatctagtttgtgaagtgcaccagtccctcctgcagcaaagcacccacacaacatgatgatgccacccccgtgcttcacggttgggatggtgttcttcggcttgcaagcctccccctttttcctccaaacataacgatggtcactatggccgaacagttttatttttgtttcatcagaccagagaacatttctccaaaaagtatgatctttgtccccatgtgcagttacaaaccgtagtctggcttttttatggcggttttggagcagtggcttcttccttgctgagcggcctttcaggttatgtcgatatacgactcgttttactgtggatatagatactttgtacccgtttcctccagcatcttcacaaggtcctttgctgttgttctgggattgatttgcacttttcgcaccaaagtaaatgaatctctaggagacagaacgcgtctccttcctgagcggtatgacagctgtgtggtcccatggtgtttatacttgcgtactactgtttgtacagatgaacgtggtatcttcaggcatttggaaattgctcccaaggatgaaccagacttgtggaggtccacaattgttttctgaggtcttggctgatttcttttgattttcccatgatgtcaagcaaagaggcactgagcatgaaggtaggccttgaaatacatccacatgtacacctccagttgactcaaatgatgtcaattagcctatcagaagctactaaagccatgacataattttctggaattttccaagctgtttaaaggcacagtcaacttagtgtatgtaaacttctgacccactggaattgtgatacagtgaaataatctgtctgtaaacaattgttggaaaaattacttgtgttatgcacaaagtagatgtcctaaccgacttgccaaaactacagtttgttaagaagaaatttgtggagtggttgaaaaacaagttttaatgactccaacctaagtgtatgtaatcttccgacttcaactgtatatagccctAAAAAAGGTTTGTTCTATTTTGAATCACAACATCCTTATTTTTAGCAGTGTAACTAATTCAACCTTGTATAAATTATCATACCAACTCAATGTGTTTTAGTAGTGGATgagatttgtttgtgtgtgtgccgtgGACagttttgtctctctgtgtggcctGGGGGACCGTCGTTTTGTCAGAGGCCAGGTTTCAGGGGCCAGGGCACTGGATGAGGAGCACGTAACCTGTCGAAGAGGGCCACCGCTGCCCCTGCCAACCCTGCTGTGCACCCATCTGCCGCTGGGCAGCAATATGCCGACACGGCTCCATCTGTCCAGTAgcttcccccccccctccccacacacacacgtacatgtcTTCACCCACCGTCTCAGTTTTTTGTTAGGGATGAACTAGATAAATGGGGAAGCAGCGGAGGAAAATGGATCACGGGTGCTTTATATACCTCCTCCATGTGTATGGCTTAACCTTCAAGTACTTGCTGCTGTCGCTGGAACCATGGACAGGCATTTTATATGACTCAAAGTGGAAATCCTGATGTGTGATCCACTTACAAATATGGCAGAGGCTTTTTCCTCCTGCCATTTTCAGTATTACAGTATGCATGAAGCTTGAGCCAGAGGTTTTGGTTCAGAATAGTATCACATTAGAATTAAGTGGGTCAAGATTGCAGTAGGCTAATTTCCTTCCTTAAATAATCACTGATTAGTCCTAGATATTAACACCTTAGTGGTCCTACAATCAGAGAGTACTCCATGCATGTTAGTATGATAGTAGAAAAATGTATCTAGGCTGAAACTGGACTTCCTCACATTATGAGTTCTCAGAAAACAGGCTCAATAATCTGAGTTATGTAAAACAGGATTATGTCTACTGCAAGTATTGCTTAAATACCCCTGTCATTCTAAATTCTCTGTGTGGTGTTCATCCATCATTTTGTAATACAAAGGTGACCCCTCAATCCTCAGCCTTAAAAGTCAGTTTAGTTAACAATTTATCTATTTTGATAAGCGATATTTCTGCCAGATGTCGATTGTCTAACCATTATGTGTTGTCTTGGTCTTTGGGGGGAGTAAATAGCAGCCGTCTCATTTTCCTGCCCACTTTATCTGATTTGATTAGTCTGACTTACTGAATGGCCATAAAGCCTATAATAACTCGGAGGGGTTCAGTCTAAAGGGATAGTATCAAGGTCATTCATCCACTGTTCATTGTGTACTACTTAATGTGTCTAGTCTATGACCTTCCCCAGTTGAATAATGTCTTACCGTTTGTACTTTCTTCAACCTTTACCTTCTTGTCCCCTGTGTTCCACTGTATAACCATTCTCTGACTCCTAACCCCTGTTCTTCCCCTGTGTGCCTGCTCAAGGCTAAAGTAGCAGCTCCTTACCCATTAGCCCACGGGATAAAATCCACAACTGCCTCAGTCTGTCTCAAACTGGGCCAAGTCATTTGGATCTCCCCTGGCTTCTCCCTTATGGTTCATTGGCATGTTGCAGAATCTTCCATCTCCGGCCTTCTAAGTGTCAGGCCAGGGCTCCTTAGAAAGGTCAAATATGTTTGTGTTTCCCGGGGCCTGAAAAAGAATAATGTGTCCCTTTAGGGTTAAAGCCGTCCTTGGAATGTCTCCGGGTGGCAGGTGTACAGTATAAGTCTGTAGCAGGACAGGAAGCCAGACGTCAGGTGATGAGTGGTCGGTTGGTGTCAAAGGACTTTGAATTCCACCATGCAGTCTGTATCGATCAGTGTAGAGTGCCTAAGAGTACCCTGCTGTCTCTGTAAGGAAATCACAGTGTTGCACCTCTGTGATCGATTAGCAAGCTCTGACTGGAACTCATTATACTAAGCAAATGGGTGAGTCAGTGTACGTTTAATATTCCTGTCTGCCTTGTTTTGGTTGATAATCAATTATGTGAGCATTTAGTAAGTACAGTATATGCCGTTCCCTTGGGATAATTTAATGAAGTGAAGTATCACTTACAAAGACAGTTCAGGACCATACAAACATTAGCTATTGAAAAGCTATCGAAAAGACGGAAATGAATGATGGCATTGTCGCGTCCCTCTAACAAATGAAAATGTTTTAGTtgccccccctccacacacacacacacacacacacacacatcatcatcatcggTTGGCAAATTATATGcacccaaaaaacatttccattatGCAAATCCACCCACAACCCACCCAGGCTCAGAATTCTATTGGTATGCTGTACTGTCACCCACTTCATTTCCCTGTAGGATCATGTTGATACTAACAGAGACAGTTCACATATAGGATATTGGAATAATACAGCAGGCACTGCTTAGGCTTCCCTTGTATACAgtagaaaatgtatttattaaagcATATGCTCAAGAACTGAAAAACAACAACTGCAAGATTGCAGAACATATCATGTACCATAAAATTGATAAAGGAATCACTGTACACGCTACAGTGCTTTAAAATCACAGCTTTTGCATCGCAATTTAAACGTATTTATTCTAACTTGTATTTATACACATAATAATCAAACATTAATTACATTTAAAGTACTTTTTGGAATAGTTAAGAATGTAATGTGTTACTTATTTTAAACATAATCTGTAATGTTGGTTAGAAATAtcacaacagcaacaacaacaaaaataaacataCAAAAACGTACAATCATTGTTCAGTATTTTGCTTATCTGACTGGCATAAATtattaaatcaatttgatttaaaaataATGATAAACCAGATGGAATAAATACAGATTTTGGTCTGTGGCATAAATGTTCTGAAATATAATCTATAAACTGGCCGTGAAGTAAAGTGCCATAATTATAAGGTCATTGGCTACACCTGCCATTGCATAGGCCCCACCCTCATACCGCCTGTGGAACAGCCTATTACACTAACAGGCTAGTAAGTTCAATGCCTATGTAATGTAAAGTGTTGCCAAAGGACAATAGGCAGTTTCCACTTCAGTTGCTTAGGATGTGGGAATCATTTTTGCATTGTT is a window encoding:
- the polr1g gene encoding DNA-directed RNA polymerase I subunit RPA34 — protein: MPNDVSSSSDEASDTQEVPQKRRKQASRYQCPADFVEFAHKPCASTLIERVCEDNTELWLIKAPSSFNPDSFSSLKMPLSGLQTMQAPAQQTHGGGNTRQIYSVLGGPSGAADLRLLTSHPQTLNLVVCAPAFSGLLNICESYGDCSTNQTPIAIPATPAPTVPPGLRQRFQPFGSRTPILSRLMEDTPDTPLSSTPETPLRVTLDPGEERKSKKKKKKDKLIKTEEEMEEVVRVKQEQLEMTHSPEEPYELPGQEAELSEEKRRKKKKKKDKDRGKVEDTVYSSFNVIKEEVEVKVEPMDSSYGEVEDSGKRKKKMKRNRHDDD